A window of Candidatus Pantoea floridensis contains these coding sequences:
- a CDS encoding PTS ascorbate transporter subunit IIC, with protein sequence MLQFIIKDVLGTPAILVGLFSLFGLLLQKKPVSDVISGTLKTIMGFVILIAGANLIAATLTIFSQLFEHSFNIQGVVPNTDAMAALAQKSYGTETAMIMVFGMLVNILLARITPLKYIFLTGHHTLYMSAMLAVILSVGGVHGFWLVVIGSLILGTMMVVCPAILQPFTRKITNSDDLALGHFGSTGYLLSALVGKVVGKGSPSIEELKVPKTLNFLRDSSVAISLTMMILFIALVLVAGKAFTETISGGQNYIVFAIIQSITFAAGVYIILAGVRMVIAEIVPAFKGIADKLVPNAKPALDCPTVFPFAPNAVIIGFLSSFSAGLISMFLCPLFGLSVIVPGLVPHFFCGATAGVYGNITGGRRGAVIGAFVQGLLISFLPAILLPMMGDLGFASTTFGDADFGIVGIVLGHIISFFH encoded by the coding sequence ATGCTGCAATTTATTATTAAGGATGTTCTTGGAACACCCGCTATACTTGTCGGCCTTTTTTCCCTGTTTGGTTTATTATTGCAAAAGAAACCGGTCTCTGATGTTATTTCCGGTACGCTTAAAACCATTATGGGTTTTGTTATTCTCATCGCCGGGGCCAATTTAATTGCGGCCACACTGACCATTTTTAGCCAACTCTTTGAACACTCGTTTAATATTCAGGGTGTGGTGCCAAACACCGATGCGATGGCGGCGCTGGCGCAGAAAAGCTACGGCACTGAAACCGCGATGATCATGGTGTTCGGCATGTTGGTGAACATTCTACTGGCACGCATTACGCCGCTGAAATACATCTTCCTGACCGGCCACCATACTCTGTATATGTCGGCGATGCTGGCGGTAATCCTGTCAGTGGGTGGTGTGCACGGATTCTGGTTAGTCGTAATTGGATCACTGATTCTCGGCACCATGATGGTGGTGTGCCCGGCAATTCTGCAGCCCTTTACGCGCAAGATTACCAATTCGGACGATCTGGCGCTCGGCCACTTTGGCTCCACCGGTTACCTGCTCTCTGCGCTGGTAGGTAAAGTGGTCGGTAAAGGCAGCCCGTCGATTGAAGAGTTGAAGGTACCAAAAACGCTCAACTTCCTGCGCGATTCATCGGTAGCGATTTCGCTGACCATGATGATTCTGTTCATCGCGCTGGTGTTGGTCGCCGGTAAAGCATTTACCGAAACCATCAGTGGCGGCCAGAACTACATTGTGTTCGCCATCATCCAGTCGATTACCTTTGCAGCCGGCGTCTATATTATCCTGGCCGGCGTACGTATGGTGATTGCGGAGATCGTCCCCGCCTTCAAAGGCATTGCCGATAAACTGGTGCCTAACGCCAAGCCGGCATTGGATTGCCCAACGGTGTTCCCGTTCGCGCCTAATGCGGTGATCATCGGTTTCCTGTCGAGCTTCTCCGCCGGTTTGATCAGCATGTTCCTGTGCCCGTTGTTTGGTCTGAGCGTGATCGTTCCCGGTCTGGTGCCACACTTCTTCTGCGGTGCCACCGCTGGCGTCTACGGCAATATCACCGGCGGACGTCGTGGTGCGGTGATCGGCGCCTTTGTGCAAGGGTTACTGATCTCCTTCCTGCCCGCGATTCTGCTGCCGATGATGGGTGACCTCGGCTTCGCCTCCACCACCTTTGGTGACGCGGATTTCGGCATTGTCGGTATCGTGCTCGGCCACATTATTTCGTTCTTCCATTGA
- a CDS encoding PTS sugar transporter subunit IIB — protein sequence MKKILIVCGNGLGSSFIVEMNVKKIVAELGKEAEVGHTDLTSAKSEHADLIIAAKDIADQLAGHSAKVVGLTNLLDNAKIKEILAENI from the coding sequence ATGAAAAAAATCCTGATTGTGTGTGGCAATGGTTTAGGTAGCAGCTTCATTGTTGAAATGAATGTGAAGAAGATTGTAGCGGAATTAGGCAAAGAAGCCGAAGTCGGTCATACCGATTTAACCTCTGCGAAATCTGAACATGCCGATTTAATTATTGCCGCCAAAGATATTGCCGATCAGTTAGCGGGGCACAGCGCGAAAGTGGTTGGCCTGACTAACCTGCTGGATAATGCCAAAATTAAAGAAATCCTGGCTGAGAATATATAA
- a CDS encoding PTS sugar transporter subunit IIA translates to MLTQWLTPQHIRVVEQVSNWQEAVRLSAEPLLAEGAISPAYLDAIFTSHAELGPYYVLAPGLAMPHARPEQGAQKNGLSLLHVKKGVSFQADENDPVYVVIMLCAVSGDDHIQMITALAEVFSDESRLQQLLSASTLSAINAVIQN, encoded by the coding sequence ATGCTCACTCAATGGCTAACGCCACAACATATTCGTGTCGTCGAGCAGGTCAGCAACTGGCAGGAAGCGGTGCGCTTATCTGCTGAACCGCTGCTGGCGGAAGGGGCAATCAGTCCGGCTTATCTTGATGCCATCTTCACCTCGCATGCAGAACTGGGCCCCTACTACGTGCTGGCTCCGGGACTGGCGATGCCACATGCTCGTCCGGAACAGGGTGCGCAGAAAAATGGCTTGTCGCTGCTGCACGTGAAAAAGGGTGTGAGTTTTCAGGCAGATGAAAACGATCCTGTGTATGTCGTCATCATGCTATGCGCGGTATCAGGCGACGATCATATTCAAATGATCACCGCATTAGCGGAGGTATTTAGTGACGAATCTCGCCTGCAGCAGCTGCTGTCGGCTTCTACTCTGTCAGCCATAAACGCTGTCATTCAAAATTAA
- the alsE gene encoding D-allulose 6-phosphate 3-epimerase — translation MSAKFSPSLMCMDLTRFREQVEAMNSTAAFYHVDIMDGSYVKNITLSPFFIENLRKITEVPIDVHLMVNHPEDIIPMCIEAGADIISFHPETANNKIFRLLTQIKEAGRRCGVVLNPATPAETIREYAHLLDKVTVMSVDPGFAGQKFIPETLNKIRQLIAMREEQGYHYLTEIDGSCNARTFKQIAASGVDVFIVGTSGLFNLHDDVAQAWQKMERIFAAETARV, via the coding sequence ATGAGTGCAAAATTTTCGCCGTCATTAATGTGCATGGACCTTACCCGCTTCCGCGAGCAAGTGGAGGCGATGAATAGCACCGCTGCGTTTTATCATGTCGATATTATGGATGGCAGCTACGTCAAAAATATTACCCTATCGCCGTTCTTTATTGAGAACCTACGTAAAATTACTGAAGTGCCGATTGATGTGCATTTAATGGTGAATCATCCGGAAGATATTATTCCAATGTGCATTGAGGCGGGCGCGGATATTATTAGCTTTCACCCCGAAACCGCCAATAATAAAATCTTCCGTTTACTTACGCAGATTAAAGAGGCCGGACGGCGTTGCGGCGTGGTGTTAAATCCGGCAACCCCAGCGGAAACCATTCGTGAATACGCGCATCTGCTGGATAAAGTAACGGTGATGTCAGTAGATCCCGGCTTTGCTGGACAGAAATTTATACCGGAAACGCTGAATAAGATCCGCCAGCTGATTGCGATGCGTGAAGAGCAGGGTTATCACTATCTGACCGAAATTGATGGTTCGTGCAATGCGCGCACCTTCAAGCAGATTGCGGCGTCGGGCGTTGATGTGTTTATCGTGGGCACATCGGGATTATTTAATCTGCATGACGATGTAGCGCAGGCGTGGCAAAAGATGGAGCGCATTTTCGCCGCTGAAACCGCCAGAGTCTGA
- a CDS encoding aspartate aminotransferase family protein: protein MATRSTIMDTNSFRAEHADDLDAETRKLTDKRSKVLGESYRLFYRKPVHLVRGEGQYLWDAAGHKYLDVYNNVASIGHCHPAVIEAVNQQMKMLNTHTRYLHERILDYTEALLATTPDAIDRAMYMCTGSEANDLAIRVARAFSGGTGIIVSQEAYHGTSDLTSGVSPALGSGQPLAATTRLVPPPDAYRVNAPDLGEWFANEIQKQIDDMKAHGIKFAGFLADSIFSSDGVLPNPRGFLQKAVDVVHANGGIFIADEVQPGFGRTGDAFWGFARHGVVPDVVTTGKPMGNGIPVSGLLAKSDVLAAFSDEIPYFNTFGGNPVAMAAAQAVLTVIKEEDLQEHSRVVGAKLLSELQKLMDRHESIGDVRGAGLFIGFELVQDRASKTPDKALALDLIEKLREHHVLTSVAGPYGNVLKLRPPLAFQEADIDWLVGALDKSLSELGR from the coding sequence ATGGCTACACGTTCTACCATCATGGACACCAACAGTTTTCGTGCAGAGCACGCCGACGATTTGGATGCGGAAACCCGCAAGCTGACCGATAAACGCAGCAAAGTGTTGGGCGAGTCATATCGTCTGTTTTACCGCAAGCCAGTGCATCTGGTGCGCGGCGAAGGGCAATATTTATGGGATGCCGCTGGCCATAAATATCTTGATGTGTACAACAACGTGGCGAGCATTGGTCACTGCCATCCGGCGGTGATTGAGGCGGTCAATCAGCAGATGAAGATGCTGAACACCCATACGCGTTATCTGCATGAGCGCATTCTCGATTATACCGAAGCGCTGCTGGCGACCACACCGGATGCCATCGACCGCGCGATGTACATGTGCACCGGTTCGGAAGCCAACGATTTGGCGATTCGCGTAGCGCGTGCCTTCAGCGGCGGCACCGGCATTATTGTGTCGCAGGAGGCCTATCACGGCACCAGCGATCTCACGTCGGGGGTTTCACCGGCGCTCGGCAGCGGACAGCCGTTAGCTGCAACCACGCGTCTGGTGCCGCCGCCGGATGCCTATCGCGTCAATGCGCCCGATCTCGGCGAGTGGTTTGCCAATGAAATCCAAAAGCAGATCGACGATATGAAAGCCCACGGTATTAAGTTTGCCGGCTTCCTCGCTGATTCCATCTTCTCTTCAGATGGTGTGCTGCCTAACCCGCGCGGCTTCTTGCAGAAAGCGGTCGATGTGGTGCATGCCAACGGCGGGATTTTTATCGCCGATGAAGTGCAGCCAGGCTTTGGCCGTACCGGCGATGCGTTCTGGGGCTTTGCACGCCACGGCGTGGTGCCGGATGTGGTCACCACCGGCAAGCCAATGGGCAACGGTATTCCTGTTTCCGGCCTGCTGGCAAAAAGCGATGTGCTGGCGGCGTTTAGCGATGAAATTCCTTACTTCAACACCTTTGGCGGTAATCCGGTGGCAATGGCCGCAGCGCAGGCGGTGTTGACGGTGATTAAAGAAGAGGACCTGCAGGAGCATAGCCGCGTAGTCGGGGCTAAGCTGTTGAGCGAATTGCAGAAACTGATGGATCGTCATGAATCAATCGGCGATGTGCGCGGCGCCGGGCTGTTTATTGGTTTCGAACTGGTGCAAGACCGCGCCAGCAAAACGCCGGATAAAGCGCTAGCGCTGGATTTGATTGAGAAACTGCGTGAGCACCACGTGCTGACGTCAGTTGCGGGCCCGTACGGCAACGTGCTGAAGCTGCGTCCGCCGTTGGCGTTCCAGGAGGCGGATATCGATTGGCTGGTAGGGGCGCTGGATAAGTCGCTGAGCGAGCTGGGACGATAG
- a CDS encoding VirK/YbjX family protein: protein MSIITTSVTNNDSSASLFLPLISGKFRPDKLWNSSSFRTKFALRSLVFPITTFSYLNKLAKLPALPQLLSLQGLLPAKPHRPYLRAGFSVAQRAQAIIDHYMLMDQLDNATLRQLLQSPGDNLLANLSGKNDESFLIYCCPGRFDREGEITLELRYETQLIASLSFSIIGERQKRTLLIGGLQGPRKHISNDVIRDATKAAHGVFPKRLLMEAVFNLAEQCGVEAITAVGDTTHVFRSLRYRHSKSDKFFASYSEFWLSLGGVMRSDELFMLPLRAERKELEEIASKKRAEYRRRYALLDSLNEQVHQAAGIQRDVSHAA, encoded by the coding sequence ATGTCTATTATCACAACTTCTGTGACGAATAATGATTCGTCAGCATCACTGTTTTTGCCATTAATTAGTGGGAAGTTCAGACCGGATAAATTATGGAATAGCAGTAGTTTCCGCACAAAATTTGCCTTAAGGTCGTTGGTATTTCCTATTACTACCTTCAGTTACCTTAATAAATTAGCGAAGTTACCAGCGCTGCCGCAATTATTGAGCCTACAAGGCCTGCTGCCGGCCAAACCTCATCGTCCCTACTTGCGCGCAGGTTTTAGCGTTGCGCAGCGCGCGCAGGCCATCATCGATCACTATATGTTGATGGACCAGCTGGATAACGCAACCTTGCGCCAGCTTTTGCAGAGTCCGGGCGACAATTTGCTGGCCAATTTAAGCGGCAAAAATGATGAGTCATTTTTGATTTATTGCTGTCCGGGCCGCTTCGACCGTGAAGGTGAAATTACACTGGAGTTGCGTTACGAAACCCAGTTAATTGCGTCTCTCTCGTTCTCTATTATTGGTGAGCGCCAGAAGCGCACCTTATTAATCGGTGGTTTACAGGGGCCGCGTAAACATATCTCTAACGATGTGATTCGCGATGCCACGAAAGCCGCACACGGCGTATTCCCAAAACGTCTGCTGATGGAAGCCGTATTTAACCTGGCGGAGCAGTGTGGCGTAGAAGCGATAACTGCCGTTGGTGATACCACACACGTGTTCCGCAGCCTGCGCTATCGTCACAGCAAGAGCGACAAGTTTTTTGCGAGCTACAGCGAGTTTTGGCTATCTCTGGGCGGGGTGATGCGGTCGGATGAGCTGTTTATGCTGCCTTTGCGCGCAGAGCGGAAAGAGTTGGAAGAGATTGCCAGCAAGAAGCGCGCCGAGTACCGCCGTCGCTATGCCTTGCTGGACAGCCTAAATGAACAAGTTCATCAGGCGGCAGGCATCCAACGCGACGTCTCACACGCCGCGTAA
- the sodA gene encoding superoxide dismutase [Mn], with amino-acid sequence MSYSLPSLPYAYDALEPHFDKQTMEIHHTKHHQTYVNNANAALEGTEFANLPVEELITKLDQLPADKKGPLRNNAGGHANHSFFWKGLKLGTSLQGDLKAAIEKDFGSVEAFQAEFEKAATTRFGSGWAWLVKKGDKLAVVSTANQDSPLMGEAVAGVSGFPIIGLDVWEHAYYLKYQNKRPDYIKAFWNVVNWDEAAARFASAK; translated from the coding sequence ATGAGTTATTCACTGCCATCCCTGCCGTATGCCTACGACGCACTGGAACCGCACTTCGACAAGCAGACGATGGAAATCCATCACACTAAACACCACCAGACCTACGTTAACAACGCTAACGCCGCGCTGGAAGGTACCGAATTCGCCAACCTGCCGGTAGAAGAGCTGATCACCAAACTGGATCAGCTGCCAGCAGATAAAAAAGGTCCACTGCGTAACAACGCGGGCGGCCATGCCAACCACAGCTTCTTCTGGAAAGGTCTGAAGCTGGGCACCTCGCTGCAAGGCGACCTGAAAGCAGCAATCGAAAAAGATTTCGGTAGCGTTGAAGCTTTCCAGGCTGAGTTTGAGAAAGCCGCGACCACTCGCTTCGGCTCAGGCTGGGCGTGGCTGGTGAAAAAAGGCGACAAACTGGCTGTGGTTTCTACCGCAAACCAGGACAGCCCGCTGATGGGTGAAGCCGTCGCTGGCGTTTCAGGTTTCCCAATCATCGGTTTAGACGTGTGGGAACACGCTTACTACCTGAAGTATCAGAACAAGCGTCCTGATTACATCAAAGCATTCTGGAACGTTGTGAACTGGGACGAAGCTGCAGCGCGTTTTGCTTCTGCTAAATAA
- a CDS encoding LacI family DNA-binding transcriptional regulator translates to MTEKKRRSTGKSTLADVARLVGVSTMTASRALRMPEKVSPDIRAKIDAAVIELSYVPNVQASNLASATSRLITMVVPSFATPGSTIVSEALQEVLRPQGYNMMLAEANHSAAEESELIEMLLSYNPAAMVHFNFDNAAEAHRLLSNSGLPVMDIGGVHQDSAGISIGVDYAKAIRQLVQSLVERGYRNLGLLCTQSNNTIFRQLLNGWHSGMLALNQAPHRVVTSPKMPTFAAGHSLLAEIRMTWPELDVLICTSDEVACGAIMACHAAGISIPSQLAIASIGGGPLAAVCSPPLTSIVLPYEEMGRTAGKRLLSALKGDEPPAINELPVQLKLRASTHKV, encoded by the coding sequence ATGACAGAAAAAAAACGGCGCAGTACCGGCAAAAGCACCCTGGCCGATGTTGCCCGTTTGGTGGGCGTAAGTACCATGACCGCATCGCGCGCGCTGCGCATGCCGGAGAAGGTTTCGCCTGACATTCGCGCCAAAATTGATGCGGCGGTCATTGAGTTGTCGTACGTGCCTAACGTGCAGGCAAGCAATCTGGCATCGGCAACTTCGCGGCTGATCACCATGGTGGTGCCCTCATTTGCCACGCCGGGCAGTACCATTGTTTCGGAAGCGCTGCAGGAAGTGCTGCGTCCACAGGGTTACAACATGATGCTGGCAGAAGCCAACCATTCGGCTGCGGAAGAGAGCGAACTGATCGAAATGCTGCTCTCTTATAATCCGGCGGCGATGGTGCATTTCAATTTCGATAACGCTGCCGAGGCGCATCGTTTGCTGAGCAATTCCGGGCTGCCGGTGATGGATATTGGCGGCGTACATCAGGATTCGGCGGGGATCAGCATTGGCGTCGATTACGCCAAAGCGATTCGCCAGCTGGTGCAGAGCCTGGTAGAGCGTGGCTATCGCAACCTCGGCTTGCTCTGCACCCAAAGTAACAACACCATCTTTCGCCAGCTGCTGAATGGCTGGCACAGCGGCATGTTAGCGCTGAATCAAGCGCCACATCGCGTGGTAACGTCACCGAAGATGCCGACCTTTGCTGCGGGACATAGCCTGCTGGCGGAGATCCGCATGACCTGGCCCGAACTGGATGTATTGATTTGCACCAGCGATGAAGTTGCCTGCGGTGCCATTATGGCGTGTCATGCAGCAGGGATCTCGATTCCCAGCCAGTTAGCGATTGCCAGCATCGGAGGGGGTCCGTTAGCGGCAGTGTGTTCGCCACCGCTTACCAGCATTGTGCTGCCGTATGAAGAGATGGGGCGGACAGCGGGCAAACGTCTGCTGTCGGCGCTTAAGGGCGACGAGCCACCTGCTATCAATGAGCTGCCGGTTCAACTCAAATTGCGCGCCAGCACGCATAAGGTGTAG